The following proteins are encoded in a genomic region of Parus major isolate Abel chromosome 18, Parus_major1.1, whole genome shotgun sequence:
- the WFIKKN2 gene encoding WAP, Kazal, immunoglobulin, Kunitz and NTR domain-containing protein 2, with protein sequence MLLVLFSRWMWILLGKSTVLLLLEVSLKGRALPPIRYSHAGICPNDMNPNLWVDAQSTCKRECDADLECETFEKCCPNVCGTKSCVAARYMDIKGKKGPVGMPKEATCDRFMCIQQGSECDIWDGQPVCKCKDRCEKEPSFTCASDGLTYYNKCYMDAEACIKGITLNVVTCRYHLTWPNTSPIPPETTARPTTAYSETTVVDILPPVLVNNPVQQSVYVGETVSFLCDVTGRPKPEITWEKQVDGKDKVIMKPNHVRGNVVVTNIAQLVIYNTQLQDAGIYTCTAQNSGGLLQVDFPLSVIRGEPTSKEASQNKTHFPTDECLKQPDSEDCGEEQTRWYYDAKKNNCFTFIYGNCNSNLNHFETYERCMLTCMNGPINTCNLPALQGHCKAYEPRWAYNSLTKQCQSFIYGGCGGNENNFESREACEEMCPFPKNTHCKACKPRQKLVTSFCKSDFVILGRITELTEDQDSGHALVTVEEILKDEKMGLKFLGKEPLEITLLNMDWSCPCPNMTTVDGQLIIMGDVHNGMAVLQPDSFVGTSSIRRVRKLREVIHKKTCELLKEFLGLH encoded by the exons ATGTTGTTGGTACTGTTCAGTCGGTGGATGTGGATCTTGCTGGGGAAGAGCACTGTCCTCTTGCTTCTGGAGGTGTCTCTGAAAGGGAGAGCCCTACCTCCAATCCGCTACTCCCACGCTGGGATATGCCCCAATGACATGAACCCCAACCTGTGGGTCGATGCTCAGAGCACCTGCAAGAGGGAATGCGACGCTGACCTG GAGTGTGAGACCTTTGAGAAGTGCTGCCCCAATGTCTGTGGAACCAAGAGCTGTGTGGCCGCTCGTTACATGGACatcaaggggaaaaaggggCCTGTGGGGATGCCCAAAGAGGCAACCTGTGACCGCTTCATGTGCATCCAGCAAGGCTCAGAGTGTGACATCTGGGACGGGCAGCCCGTCTGCAAGTGCAAGGACAGGTGTGAGAAGGAACCGAGCTTCACCTGTGCCTCTGATGGGCTCACCTACTACAACAAGTGCTACATGGATGCAGAGGCCTGTATCAAGGGCATAACACTGAACGTGGTCACCTGTAGGTACCATCTCACCTGGCCAAACACCAGCCCTATCCCCCCAGAAACAACAGCTCGCCCTACCACCGCCTACTCCGAGACAACAGTCGTTGATATCTTGCCACCTGTGCTGGTGAACAACCCTGTCCAGCAGTCTGTCTATGTAGGAGAGACTGTCAGCTTCCTCTGCGATGTCACAGGGAGACCCAAGCCAGAAATCACATGGGAGAAGCAGGTGGATGGGAAGGACAAAGTCATCATGAAGCCAAACCACGTCAGAGGGAACGTGGTGGTCACCAACATCGCCCAGCTGGTCATCTACAACACGCAGCTTCAGGATGCAGGAATCTACACCTGCACTGCCCAGAACAGCGGTGGCCTCCTCCAGGTGGATTTCCCTTTGTCAGTCATCAGAGGAGAGCCCACATCCAAGGAAGCTTCCcagaacaaaacacattttcccacCGATGAGTGCCTGAAGCAGCCAGACAGTGAAGACTGTGGGGAAGAGCAGACCAGGTGGTACTATGATGCCAAGAAAAACAACTGCTTTACTTTCATCTATGGGAACTGCAACAGCAACCTCAACCACTTTGAGACCTATGAGCGTTGCATGCTAACGTGCATGAACGGCCCCATCAACACCTGCAACCTGCCAGCCCTTCAAGGCCACTGCAAGGCCTATGAGCCCAGGTGGGCCTACAACAGCTTGACAAAGCAGTGCCAGTCCTTCATCTATGGCGGGTGCGGAGGCAATGAGAACAACTTTGAGAGCCGGGAGGCCTGCGAGGAGATGTGCCCCTTCCCGAAGAACACGCACTGCAAGGCCTGCAAGCCCCGCCAGAAGCTGGTGACCAGCTTCTGCAAAAGTGACTTTGTCATCCTGGGCCGCATTACGGAGCTGACCGAAGACCAGGACTCGGGACACGCCCTGGTGACGGTGGAGGAGATTCTCAAGGATgaaaaaatgggattaaaattCCTGGGGAAGGAACCACTGGAAATCACGCTTTTGAACATGGACTGGAGCTGCCCGTGTCCCAACATGACCACAGTGGATGGCCAGCTGATCATCATGGGGGATGTCCACAATGGCATGGCTGTCCTACAGCCAGACAGCTTCGTGGGCACCTCCAGCATCCGGCGCGTGCGCAAGCTCCGCGAAGTCATCCACAAGAAAACCTGTGAGCTTTTGAAAGAGTTCCTGGGATTGCATTAA